One genomic region from Desulfovibrio porci encodes:
- a CDS encoding UbiA-like polyprenyltransferase, with the protein MRTPFGQFADICRMIKIEHSIFALPYAWAGAFLAARGLPPLRSLIFLTIGMVAARSFSMAFNRLVDLPFDRDNPRTSDRPLVTGAINKAQTWAFCGVMALIFILACACLNSLCLWLAVPALLFAAAYSLLKRVTALCHFWLGATLGLAPLAGWISVNPAGMDLSPVLLFLAVTFWVGAFDIYYAFQDLDFDLAFDLRSVPSVYGPDTSLALAAFSHVMTAIFLLLTGLAAGLSWPWYVICLGIAALLLLEHRLMRPQDLRHVNTAFFTLNGIISPVVLAGVILGIYL; encoded by the coding sequence ATGCGCACGCCCTTCGGCCAATTCGCCGACATCTGCCGGATGATCAAAATCGAGCATTCCATCTTTGCCCTGCCCTATGCCTGGGCCGGGGCTTTTCTGGCCGCGCGGGGCCTGCCGCCCTTGCGCAGCCTGATTTTTCTGACTATCGGCATGGTGGCCGCGCGTTCCTTCTCCATGGCCTTCAACCGCCTGGTGGACCTGCCCTTTGACCGCGACAATCCGCGCACCAGTGACCGCCCGCTGGTCACCGGGGCCATCAACAAGGCGCAGACCTGGGCCTTCTGCGGAGTCATGGCTCTGATTTTCATTCTGGCCTGCGCCTGCCTGAACAGCCTCTGCCTTTGGCTGGCCGTGCCGGCCCTGCTTTTTGCGGCCGCCTACAGCCTGCTCAAACGCGTCACCGCTCTTTGTCATTTCTGGCTCGGAGCCACGCTGGGCCTGGCCCCCCTGGCGGGCTGGATCAGCGTGAATCCTGCGGGCATGGACCTCTCGCCCGTGCTGCTCTTTCTGGCCGTGACCTTCTGGGTCGGAGCCTTTGACATCTATTACGCCTTTCAGGATCTGGATTTCGACCTTGCCTTTGATTTGCGCTCCGTGCCCTCGGTCTACGGACCGGACACCTCCCTGGCCCTGGCGGCCTTCTCCCATGTGATGACCGCCATTTTCCTGCTGCTGACGGGTCTGGCGGCCGGACTCTCCTGGCCGTGGTACGTAATCTGTCTGGGCATCGCCGCGCTGCTTCTGCTGGAGCACCGGCTGATGCGACCTCAGGATCTGCGGCATGTGAACACCGCCTTTTTCACGCTCAACGGAATCATCTCTCCGGTGGTGCTGGCGGGCGTGATTCTGGGCATTTACCTCTAG
- a CDS encoding DMT family protein, producing the protein MQIPVPLVTVGLLTLSNIFMTFAWYGHLRYKSLALPLVILSSWGIAFFEYMLQVPANRIGYGYFSAAELKTVQEVISLTVFMLFSTFWLHESLRWNHILGFALIVLAAWVIFKEW; encoded by the coding sequence ATGCAGATTCCCGTTCCTCTCGTCACCGTGGGCCTGCTCACGCTCTCCAACATCTTTATGACCTTCGCCTGGTACGGCCATCTGCGCTACAAAAGCCTGGCCCTGCCGCTGGTCATCCTTTCGAGTTGGGGCATCGCCTTTTTCGAATATATGCTCCAGGTTCCGGCCAACCGCATCGGCTACGGCTATTTTTCCGCCGCGGAACTGAAAACCGTTCAGGAAGTCATTTCCCTGACCGTCTTCATGCTCTTTTCGACCTTCTGGCTGCACGAATCCCTGCGCTGGAACCACATTCTGGGCTTCGCGCTGATCGTGCTGGCAGCCTGGGTCATCTTCAAGGAATGGTAA
- the eamB gene encoding cysteine/O-acetylserine transporter, with protein MPFVVFCSFLSYALIAAVTPGPNNILALSSAAAHGLRRSAPLLAGMSAGFLAVMLLCGGAALALARALPGLAAWMIWPGAVYILWLAWRMVAGGVGENGDGNSEGQPLGFWSGLTLQFVNVKVLLCGFTALTTFVLPHAPDVPHVLGCALLFAALGVACNLLWAAAGGLLREVFRRHGRALNFLLAGLLAGSVARMFP; from the coding sequence ATGCCGTTCGTCGTGTTCTGTTCTTTTCTGAGTTATGCGCTGATTGCCGCCGTCACGCCGGGCCCCAACAATATCCTGGCCCTGAGCAGCGCGGCTGCGCACGGTCTGCGCCGCAGCGCCCCGCTGCTGGCGGGTATGAGCGCCGGATTTCTGGCCGTCATGCTGCTCTGCGGCGGCGCGGCGCTCGCCCTGGCGCGCGCACTGCCGGGGTTGGCGGCCTGGATGATCTGGCCGGGCGCGGTCTATATTCTCTGGCTGGCTTGGCGCATGGTCGCGGGCGGGGTGGGGGAAAACGGGGACGGCAACAGCGAGGGACAGCCGCTGGGGTTCTGGAGCGGCCTTACGCTGCAATTCGTCAATGTGAAGGTGCTGCTCTGCGGTTTTACAGCCCTGACCACGTTTGTGCTGCCCCATGCGCCGGACGTCCCGCATGTGCTGGGCTGCGCCCTGCTTTTTGCGGCGTTGGGTGTAGCCTGCAATCTGCTTTGGGCCGCGGCGGGCGGCCTGTTAAGGGAAGTGTTCCGGCGGCACGGGCGGGCGCTTAATTTCTTGCTGGCCGGTCTGCTGGCAGGCAGTGTGGCGCGGATGTTTCCGTAG
- a CDS encoding LysR family transcriptional regulator has protein sequence MDLRRLEALSAVVDEGSFEKAARRLCCAQSTVTFQIRQLEQELGLQLFEKVGRRMRLTEAGQGLMPQVRELARMLESLRAAARREEPRGRLRVAVGESLLAYKLPEVLRRFHARAPDVRLDLQSLNCYVIRDALLSGAADVGVFYSQGRDVSLIQETLADFSLVLVAAPGPADLDFTRPDQKLPVSLIINEPQCMFRLLFENTLRQRNISLAGTIELMSIESIKNCVAAGLGVSYLPRFCVEEELRHGLLRELPFAAPVHSLRAVCARHVNKALSPALRLFMSLAAGTIKDTATRRV, from the coding sequence ATGGACTTGCGCCGCCTGGAAGCCCTCAGCGCCGTGGTGGACGAAGGCAGCTTTGAGAAGGCCGCCCGCCGCCTCTGCTGTGCGCAATCCACGGTCACCTTTCAGATCCGCCAGCTGGAACAGGAGCTTGGTCTGCAATTGTTCGAAAAAGTGGGTCGCCGCATGCGTCTCACCGAGGCGGGCCAGGGGCTTATGCCCCAGGTGCGCGAGCTGGCCCGGATGCTCGAGAGCCTGCGCGCGGCGGCACGGCGGGAAGAGCCGCGCGGCCGGTTGCGCGTGGCCGTGGGTGAAAGCCTGCTGGCCTACAAACTGCCGGAGGTGCTGCGCCGCTTCCACGCCCGCGCTCCTGACGTGCGCCTGGATCTGCAATCGCTCAACTGCTATGTGATCCGGGACGCCCTGCTCAGCGGCGCGGCGGATGTGGGCGTGTTCTACAGCCAGGGGCGGGACGTCTCGCTGATTCAGGAAACGCTGGCGGATTTTTCTCTGGTTCTGGTGGCCGCGCCCGGTCCGGCGGACCTGGATTTCACCCGTCCGGACCAGAAGCTGCCCGTCAGCCTGATCATCAACGAGCCGCAGTGCATGTTCCGGCTGCTTTTTGAAAACACGCTGCGGCAACGCAATATCAGTCTGGCCGGGACCATTGAACTGATGAGCATTGAGAGCATCAAAAATTGCGTGGCCGCCGGTCTCGGCGTTTCCTATCTGCCCCGCTTCTGCGTGGAGGAGGAATTGCGTCACGGCCTGCTGCGCGAACTGCCCTTTGCCGCGCCGGTTCACAGCCTGCGCGCCGTCTGCGCCCGGCATGTGAACAAGGCCCTGAGTCCGGCCCTGCGCCTGTTCATGTCCCTGGCCGCCGGAACCATCAAGGACACGGCAACGCGCCGGGTGTAA
- the yjgA gene encoding ribosome biogenesis factor YjgA: MPRKKTYQWQADGEAEHEAAPSRSAKKRQSLALQNLGEELTRLAPAELRDFDLPPDLLEALALYARIRDHEGRRRQMQYIGRLMRETDAERLRAALAARREAVSADTARFHLVEQWRERLLAAPEADVEGLLQTILQAMPPLTDGQAVADRPTPEELRRLVREAREARAARKATAGVVAPHASRALFRALNRALAPAPGKD; the protein is encoded by the coding sequence ATGCCCCGTAAAAAAACCTATCAGTGGCAGGCGGACGGCGAGGCGGAACATGAAGCCGCGCCCAGCCGTTCGGCCAAAAAACGCCAGAGTCTGGCCCTTCAGAACCTGGGCGAGGAACTGACCCGGCTGGCCCCGGCCGAACTGCGCGATTTTGATCTGCCGCCGGATCTGCTCGAAGCCCTGGCCCTGTATGCCCGCATCCGCGACCATGAAGGCCGCCGCCGGCAGATGCAGTACATCGGCCGCCTGATGCGCGAAACCGACGCCGAACGCCTGCGCGCGGCCCTGGCGGCCCGGCGGGAGGCGGTGTCGGCCGACACCGCGCGTTTCCATCTGGTGGAACAATGGCGCGAGCGCCTGCTGGCCGCGCCCGAGGCGGACGTGGAAGGTCTGCTGCAAACCATCCTGCAGGCCATGCCGCCCCTAACTGACGGCCAGGCCGTGGCGGACCGCCCCACGCCCGAGGAATTGCGCCGTCTTGTGCGGGAAGCGCGGGAAGCCCGCGCCGCCCGGAAGGCCACAGCGGGCGTTGTCGCGCCCCATGCCTCCCGCGCCCTGTTCCGGGCTCTGAACCGCGCGCTGGCTCCCGCTCCTGGTAAAGACTGA
- a CDS encoding MogA/MoaB family molybdenum cofactor biosynthesis protein, translated as MHLCLRLRPCRAGDCLPLLPAELPGVDVWPAHCLAEPIPRPLPRLPVGSRLYDADGTELLKVTGRIWLPSPSGLNNPHAHDCPLVTALTDIAPIPIPDNDALCLEVRKEGRSLAWITLSDKGSQGLREDLSGPVIKDMAAARLPLCHSQGFLLPDEPALLRALLTDLALNQGYDLICTTGGTGLSPRDIAPQVTATLLDMSLPGFSQAMMAASLAKTPHAAISRAVAGVLGRSIVINLPGSRKGVLENLAAVLPALPHALDKLHGDPADCGG; from the coding sequence ATGCATCTCTGCCTGCGATTGCGGCCCTGCCGGGCTGGAGATTGTCTGCCTTTGCTTCCCGCCGAACTGCCGGGGGTAGACGTCTGGCCCGCGCATTGCCTCGCGGAACCCATTCCGCGTCCCCTGCCCCGCCTGCCCGTGGGCAGCCGCCTGTACGACGCGGACGGAACGGAATTGCTCAAGGTCACCGGACGCATCTGGCTGCCCTCACCTTCCGGCCTCAACAACCCGCATGCCCATGACTGCCCGTTGGTCACGGCCCTGACGGATATCGCGCCCATTCCGATTCCGGACAACGACGCCCTTTGCCTGGAAGTTCGCAAGGAAGGCCGCTCTCTGGCCTGGATCACGCTTTCGGACAAGGGCTCCCAGGGGCTGCGCGAGGATCTGAGCGGTCCGGTGATCAAGGATATGGCGGCCGCGCGCCTGCCGCTCTGCCACAGCCAGGGCTTTCTGCTGCCGGACGAACCCGCGCTGCTCCGCGCTTTGCTTACGGATCTGGCCCTGAACCAAGGCTATGACCTGATCTGCACCACCGGCGGCACGGGTCTTTCGCCGCGCGACATCGCGCCTCAGGTCACGGCCACCCTGCTGGACATGTCCCTGCCCGGCTTCAGCCAGGCCATGATGGCCGCGAGTCTGGCCAAAACGCCGCACGCCGCCATCTCCCGCGCCGTGGCCGGAGTGCTGGGCCGGAGCATCGTCATCAACCTGCCGGGCAGCCGCAAGGGCGTACTGGAAAATCTGGCCGCCGTGTTGCCCGCCCTGCCCCACGCTCTGGACAAACTGCACGGCGACCCCGCCGATTGTGGAGGATAG
- a CDS encoding sulfite exporter TauE/SafE family protein produces MFTLTLSAILICAGAALLGGFIDAIAGGGGLITMPALLLTGVPPHLALGTNKVSSCVGTSVALGNFARSHLVLWRLALAGLVFSLLGAYAGSILALYVNSEILGKILVGLLPVGMCATLLPKKERECAPRPLEGARFWTLVPLVCLLIGAYDGFFGPGTGSFLILAFHWILRVGLIEASATSKVLNLASNFGAVVAFVWHGKVLWPLALAMTAGSVAGNWLGSRTAIRVGAKAVRRFLTISLSLLLLTLIWEYFLAPAR; encoded by the coding sequence ATGTTCACTCTCACCCTGAGCGCCATCCTGATCTGCGCCGGCGCGGCCCTGCTGGGCGGCTTCATTGACGCCATCGCCGGGGGCGGCGGGCTGATCACCATGCCCGCCCTGCTGCTGACCGGCGTGCCGCCCCATCTGGCTTTGGGCACCAACAAAGTCAGCTCCTGCGTGGGCACCAGCGTGGCCCTGGGCAACTTCGCCCGCAGTCATCTGGTACTCTGGCGTCTGGCCCTGGCGGGTCTGGTTTTTTCCCTGCTGGGAGCCTACGCCGGGTCCATCCTGGCGCTGTATGTGAACAGCGAGATTCTGGGCAAGATCCTGGTGGGCCTGCTGCCCGTGGGCATGTGCGCCACCCTGCTGCCCAAAAAAGAACGGGAGTGCGCGCCGCGCCCGCTCGAAGGAGCGCGCTTCTGGACCCTGGTGCCCCTGGTCTGTCTGCTGATCGGCGCGTATGACGGCTTTTTCGGACCGGGCACGGGCAGTTTCCTGATCCTGGCCTTCCACTGGATACTGCGCGTGGGGCTCATCGAAGCCTCGGCCACCTCCAAAGTGCTCAATCTGGCCTCCAACTTCGGCGCGGTGGTGGCCTTCGTCTGGCACGGCAAAGTGCTCTGGCCCCTGGCTCTGGCCATGACCGCGGGTTCCGTGGCGGGCAACTGGCTGGGCAGCCGCACGGCCATCCGGGTGGGGGCCAAGGCTGTACGCCGCTTCCTGACCATCTCCCTTTCCCTGTTGCTGCTCACCCTGATCTGGGAATATTTTCTGGCCCCGGCCCGTTAG